In Dioscorea cayenensis subsp. rotundata cultivar TDr96_F1 chromosome 11, TDr96_F1_v2_PseudoChromosome.rev07_lg8_w22 25.fasta, whole genome shotgun sequence, a single genomic region encodes these proteins:
- the LOC120272100 gene encoding protein FAR1-RELATED SEQUENCE 5-like, which translates to MGFQSFRMMDGGGSGDDGLIEDHHGALEDDSINFWATLGVSPHVHVVDPVAVPSAPHHEQLQHHQQQQQQHQHQHLELVDQPVRRELFAMEADPRLEPFLGMEFESGEAAKTFYIAYAGRVGFSVRIARSRRSKCNESVIMLRFVCSREGFCREKRVVEGKKTRKRAASVREGCRAMLEVIRRGDGKWVVTKLVKDHNHQVGLPSKVHYIATEGDTELEPYMGMEFESLEIAKTFYYSYASRVGFEARVRQSRRSLHDESLKMLKLVCSRHRYHSGRDNNSEDAKMGLLLDPAREGCEALFEIIRKDNGRWMVSKLVLAHSHELSPSPPSKVHCVRSQGEILVIAKNFDDTRNLLLNGQDSRYPREIRYNDLGPDDAENLLEYFKKTQEENPAFYFAVQVEANNCMTNIFWADAKARMAYTYFGDAVVFDTTYKNDKELIPVVTFTGLNHHAQPVVFGCALLVDESEASYIWLLEKWLEAMSCRHPVSLVTDLDRALATAITKVFPNTRHCFDKKHILATIQEELPEFYSTQNPFDEDLRRCIDESKTTEYFESCWDAILDRYDLRDNAYMQFLFSIRHQWVPVFLKDIFFAEVFMSQKLDNFDKVVQKYFTTKTPLRVAVRQLGQALANRYEKEAQEDFVTMYNKPFLRTASPVEKQAAGIYTRTIFNRFQEEFLESLGYHVDKIEDGVISKFRVVRNGDAYTVTYNASETKAHCTCCLFEFSGILCRHALKVFIVVGMRKLPKDFILKRWTRNAKSGAVLDDCGVGFQSNCEEPSTSRYSDLCRDANRCAKEGATSVEVYKVAKDALQKAIAEVVSVKQQKEQETLQSYIKSQKKQSKKPGKGSPRDASRKSLKKLAPKESSLEIDS; encoded by the coding sequence ATGGGTTTTCAATCCTTTAGGATGATGGATGGGGGTGGGAGCGGCGACGATGGGCTCATCGAGGACCACCATGGCGCTCTTGAAGACGATAGCATCAACTTCTGGGCTACGCTCGGCGTCAGCCCTCACGTTCATGTCGTCGATCCGGTCGCAGTTCCATCTGCGCCCCATCACGAGCAGTTGCAGCACCAtcagcaacagcaacagcagcaTCAACATCAGCATCTAGAGTTGGTGGATCAGCCTGTGAGACGGGAGCTGTTCGCCATGGAAGCAGACCCGAGGCTGGAGCCCTTCTTGGGCATGGAGTTTGAGTCTGGAGAAGCAGCAAAGACGTTCTACATTGCTTATGCTGGCCGGGTGGGTTTCTCCGTTCGCATTGCTCGATCTCGTCGCTCTAAATGTAATGAATCTGTCATTATGCTCCGGTTTGTTTGCTCGCGAGAAGGATTTTGCAGGGAGAAGCGTGTGGTGGAAGGGAAGAAGACCAGGAAGCGTGCTGCCTCTGTTAGAGAAGGTTGCAGGGCAATGCTTGAGGTTATTCGGAGGGGAGACGGGAAATGGGTTGTTACTAAGCTTGTTAAGGATCACAATCATCAAGTTGGACTGCCTAGCAAGGTGCACTACATTGCCACTGAAGGGGATACTGAGTTGGAGCCGTATATGGGCATGGAATTTGAATCTCTTGAGATTGCCAAGACTTTCTACTACTCTTATGCCAGCCGTGTGGGGTTTGAGGCCCGAGTTCGCCAGTCACGCCGATCTTTGCATGATGAATCCCTCAAAATGCTGAAACTAGTTTGCTCCAGGCACAGGTACCATTCGGGAAGGGATAACAATAGTGAGGATGCTAAAATGGGTCTTTTGTTGGATCCTGCCAGAGAGGGTTGTGAGGCTTTGTTTGAAATAATTCGGAAAGATAATGGAAGGTGGATGGTATCTAAACTTGTGCTTGCCCATAGCCATGAACTGTCACCGTCACCTCCCAGCAAAGTGCATTGTGTCCGTTCGCAAGGAGAGATTCTTGTCATTGctaaaaattttgatgatactcgAAATCTTCTCTTGAATGGGCAGGACTCCCGATATCCAAGAGAAATCCGATACAATGACTTGGGCCCTGATGATGCTGAGAATCTCCTTGAGTATTTCAAGAAAACACAAGAGGAGAATCCTGCATTCTATTTTGCTGTGCAAGTTGAAGCCAATAATTGTATGACAAATATCTTCTGGGCTGATGCGAAAGCTCGGATGGCTTACACCTACTTTGGTGATGCTGTGGTATTTGACACTacatataaaaatgataagGAGTTGATACCTGTTGTTACTTTTACAGGTCTGAATCATCATGCGCAGCCTGTGGTTTTTGGATGTGCCTTGCTTGTGGATGAGTCTGAGGCATCGTATATTTGGCTTTTAGAAAAATGGCTCGAAGCTATGTCTTGCCGTCACCCAGTGTCTTTGGTTACTGACCTTGATAGAGCTCTGGCAACTGCAATCACAAAAGTGTTCCCAAACACCCGCCATTGTTTTGATAAGAAGCACATCCTGGCCACCATCCAGGAAGAATTGCCCGAATTCTATTCGACTCAAAATCCTTTTGATGAGGATCTAAGGAGATGCATTGATGAATCCAAAACAACTGAATATTTTGAGTCTTGTTGGGACGCAATCCTTGATAGGTATGATCTGAGAGACAATGCATACATGCAGTTCTTATTCAGCATCCGCCATCAATGGGTACCAGTTTTCTTGAAAGATATATTTTTTGCTGAAGTTTTCATGTCTCAGAAATTGGATAACTTTGACAAGGTTGTTCAGAAGTATTTTACTACGAAGACCCCTTTGAGAGTGGCTGTTAGACAACTAGGGCAAGCCCTTGCAAATCGATATGAAAAGGAAGCCCAAGAAGATTTTGTCACCATGTATAATAAACCTTTTCTTAGAACTGCTTCACCAGTGGAAAAGCAGGCAGCTGGTATTTATACAAGGACAATCTTTAACAGGTTTCAAGAAGAATTTCTTGAATCTTTGGGATATCATGTAGATAAGATAGAGGATGGGGTTATTAGCAAGTTTAGGGTTGTAAGAAATGGGGATGCTTACACTGTTACCTATAATGCCTCGGAAACAAAAGCACATTGCACTTGCTGCCTGTTTGAGTTTTCTGGCATTCTTTGTCGGCATGCCCTGAAAGTCTTCATAGTAGTTGGTATGCGTAAGCTTCCAAAAGATTTTATCTTGAAGCGTTGGACTAGAAATGCCAAGAGTGGTGCTGTATTGGATGATTGTGGTGTGGGATTTCAAAGCAATTGTGAAGAACCTTCAACATCGAGATATAGTGATCTTTGTCGTGATGCCAATAGATGTGCTAAAGAGGGGGCAACATCTGTAGAGGTCTATAAAGTTGCAAAGGATGCACTTCAGAAAGCTATTGCTGAGGTTGTTTCTGTAAAGCAACAAAAAGAGCAAGAAACCTTACAAAGTTACATAAAATCACAGAAGAAGCAAAGCAAAAAGCCCGGGAAGGGATCACCAAGAGATGCTTCCAGAAAAAGTTTGAAGAAGTTGGCACCTAAAGAGTCCTCATTAGAAATTGACTCATGA